The Magnolia sinica isolate HGM2019 chromosome 3, MsV1, whole genome shotgun sequence genome includes the window GAACCCTTCATATTCATGCTTCTTTGTATTCAAGGGATACAGCACTGGCCAATAAGATATCTTTACCATAGGATGGTTATCTGCTGTGGAGTCGAGGACAATCCATCTTGCACAGTCTAGGTTTTCATAAAATTGTTTGGTTATTTCTTcagtttttgttttattttgctcTCCTTATATGTCAGTGATGTTTAAAATGACAGTCACCAAGAGGGAACAAGACATTAGCCTTTACGAAGagagatgctccagtgctctcttAGTATTGTAAGCtatagtgctcttagttgcatttGGACACTTTGACAGTCCAATTGATTCATCAAGACTGTCCTTTAGctccaacacacatttcatgggctaccatgcaaatatcacaccaacctgatgatcttaaccatctgatcaatggccacTAATATGTACAGTTAAGATCATTTTCCAAAATTAGGTCTaaccaacaattcaatcaatctaTTTGATATTTTGCATCATGGATTTCttatgatcctaaagaatcacttctgttaggcaatcctaaccatcatatccatgggttggaaaaaggatggctacaaaaaGTAAAGGTTGAATtcataatctttcaaaaaaaaagaaaagtaaggTTGAATTTATGATGGatttgatcatctgatcagttgtatttttgcatggtagcccttgGAATGTTTTCTGACTTACGGACAGTTTCGATCTGTCTATAGAACTGTCTAAGTTAGAGGATGCAACTCGAGCACTATTACTTCCAGTGCTCCAAGAGCATTGGACCATTTCTCCCTTATAAATTCCTACATTTGTTGCTAGTATCTGTGGGTTATGAGGGGAGAGGAGCTACTGGTTGTTGGTTGTTTTCTACACAGGTTCCATCTGTTATAACAGGTCTTGTGATGGATATGATGGGATTATCCTACAGGGTTAGCCTTTTTCATTAGTGAATGTCAAAAACTCtcgtcttttttcttctttttttttgacagGTAACAGTAACACTACCGGGGGTTGAACCCTGGATCTCACACACACTGcactgtctctaccagctcattgAATGAGCAGGAGAGTAAAAAACTCAAGTCTGTCATGGGATCATCTTATAATGGGTGTTTACTCTTCTTTGGGATTATGGGTATGCAGCGTAACCACACTCAAGAAATTGGATGCATTTTCATGTCAATCCTCAATGCatattatatcttttttttttaaaaagataatattatatgttattttAATAAACTTTTCTATAGAATTTAAGATTATTTCTCCAATACATTTGAACTAAATGGAAAGAGAACCATCATTgttgccatcatcatcatcatgacctCCGCTACCATAGCCTTGTCCTAGCTATTCACTCAGCATTAGCTTTAGGAAAATTGTTTTTCCAGTCATTCCTCAGTAAGTGAACAAGCCTTCATATCCCTACTCACCACCTCTCCAAATCCCattaaaaaagaggagaaaaaaccacagcacaaaaaaAGAGGATCCTACAATGACTAAGACATTGGTTGATCTAACCGATTCAATAGTTCAGGCACTGAAGATCAGCTTGAACCTATGGAAGGAGGTAGTAAAAAAGACTCCATGACCATGGTCTAAATGCATAtatgcccttgatagagtggaatggaggaacaggattcatgtagatGATTGGAAATTGGTGATAATGGCTCTCGTGTTCTAGTTCGCATCCATCATTGGCTTGTGATTCTAGTAGGGGAGGACATATGGGATGCTACTCATCAACAAGCATGGACTTTTCTGATGCAAAGGATTCAATGTCATGTGGggccccatggtttggtgatctaaaccgtttatcagGGGAGGACATATGGTGGCGTACAAGTAGACAGTTAAGAAGGATTGGTATCTTCCGATCTGAGAGGTTTCTTGTGCatgcccatccatggtgggcccatttgacCAGTGGCTTGGATCATTGAACTTTGGTCTCCACATGTATGGAATCCTGCGCATCAGCAAACCGTCTGATGGCGAGCTGGAACCTGTAATTGCTCCTAGTAAAATGAAGTTTTGAGGCCTGAGATGGAGTTGCATCCAGCTGGCTGAATCTTCTGCAGTTCTTTGAATAACACGCAAGTGATTCAAGTAAATATTGAAGAGGTAATCTGCAGCACATAGACTTGGATTCAATAGTGACACCCACTACCTCCAGTACCGAGCTCGGTACTGGTCAGTGCTGGCAAaaggtgtgggccccaccacaatgtatgtgttttatccatgcttttcatccattttttcatatcattttagggcatgagcgcaaaaatcaggtggaccacaccataagaaacagtggtaattgaacacccaccataaaaaacgTCTTGGAagttgggggccacaaaagttttggatcgagatgctatttgtgtttcccttcatccaggtctgtgtgacctaatcaataggttggatggaaaataaacagtacagtgggccctaggaagtttttaatggtgggcgttcaatcaccattgtttcctgtggtgtggtccacctgagatttggatctacatcatttttgggctcatactctaaaatgacctGACAaattggatggatgacatggataagacacatacatcatggtggggcccacagcttttccACCAACGACTAGTGCCGAGAGctcggtactggaggggtcactactgaAGCCATCTCTGCAGCACATATACGTGGGATCTGGCCACCTGTCAGGTGGGCACCCCCATGAACATGATGCCCTGGCCTGAAAATTGATTAGGCCCACATCTAATGTCATAGTTCCTACATGTGCACAACAAATCTCCCTCGCCATTCCTCTCTCAATGTTTATAGGGTTGAATTATTTTGTATGAATATGGTTTTTCTATTGCCTGGCAGGTATGCCATAGCGACAAGAAAGTCATACAGTTACGTGCTTCAGCTCGCCATCTGTCTGGGCCAGCTCTACGGCGACACTGTCTACTTTATCACATCCTACTTGGAAGGCGACAACTTTGCAGCCAGCACCTTCTATTACTGGGCTTACTATGTGGGGGCTAATTTTGCTTGGATTGTGATCCCAACTGTCATCGCAATCAGGTGCTGGAAAAACATAATTGCGTCAATCGATGAACCCCAAAAGAAGCGCAAGACACAATAAGGTAACTACTGTCGGGTACTGATTCCCGAGTCCATTTGAGATAAATCTCTCTTGTTCATTTTATTATGACTCTTGTTGAATTTTTGCACTAGGAAATGTTCTTCCCTGGAAAATGATGGGATGGGTAGCTcctgtcattcttcttcttttgttcttaattttttttcttctttttattggcACTTAACCTTTTCTTTTGGTAGGAAGGAAATTATAAAAGTTGCCTCCGCATCTCTACTGATTTGGTTGTTGTCTGCCTTTTTTAGCTATTAGTTTTTCCCAAGtagattaaaattttaaataaagagGTTTGATATAATATGTCCTGACTGAGCGCAACTTCGCTGTGACCCTGGAACCAGCAgtttgggtgggaccctgacagtagggcccacctcgatgtatgcattgcatatccactccatccatctgtttttccagcctattttagggcatggtaccaaaaatgaagcagattacaaattttaggtggagcatacaacaggaaacagtgattattgaccattaaaaactttttatgagcCACAATagcttttggatcaatctgatgtttttttttttttttttttcatcaaggtcttgtgatcttatcaacaggttggatggtcaataaacattatggtggaccctaggaagttttaatggtgggcattcaatgaccattgtttcctactgtgtggtcctcctgagctttgtatctgcctcatttttgggaccatgccctaaaataagctggcaaaacagatgaacggtgtaaatatatctgaggtgagccctacagtcagggtggtgtaaatatacaattcatacaacaTCCGAGGTGAGCCCTACAGTCAGGGGGGTGtaaatatacaattcatacatctgaggtgagccctacagtctgggtcccacccacatcgctggttcTGCAGTCATGGATCGTCCTGACAGGATGTCATGGCTTGTTAATAGTATAGGTCATTGCTATGTCTATTGTATCTAGTGTGTTTCATGGCTATGTCTGTTGTATCTAGTGTGTTTCATGGCtctgtgatccaaactgttggcCTGACAGGATGCACAGATGATGGTAGCTGGCATTGAAAGTCACCAAGATTGGGTATCAAAGGAAAATAGTTGGATGATCAAAGGGTAGAAGTATGCCAATCTTTCTGTTTCTTAGGTATCACGCATCCACTGAGATCCTTCATTCGAATGTTTTGGATGATAGCAATGACACCAATACAATGGGCCATAAGCATGTATGAAGATTTGtggaaatctcccagattggaagatcccaacactatggttttaagactcggaaaAGTCCAGGTACAACTCGCGGAGTCTTCCTGGACTTGGTCAGGATCCTATCATGTTCCACACCAAGAGTCACCTGGACAATTCACCTCTGACTTTGGACAAGTCTGGCCCTATTCACACATGACTCTGGTGAGACCTAACTCAGCTCAAGTCACCCAATCTTTTAGCCATGCCCTATATGCAACCTAGGTCAGGCCTCAAAATTATGACTTTACCATATCTTGCATTTAAAGGAAGGACATCTCTGCATAGATGACTCCATTATACTGTCTGCAGGAAGGTCTCACACAACTAGTTGTAGATGGTAAAAAAAAGTGCAACCAGCTTTGTGTGGGGTCCCAACATACAATCCATAAGCGTTGCCCTGTCATGTAAAtaggatggcccaaaaatcatccaaatggTCCACATGACAGACACCCAGCCAAAaccttgagggcctgtttggttttccaattacctatgaaatgcaaagtaaatgagccatcattatcattttaaGGTGTTTGTTTAAAGAGGAGTTATGGCTGGTAAATCGAGAGTCAAATGTAAATGAtgtaaagtaaattgtaatcattatattttcacattataaaattaTCATTTTTCTAGTGATTTgtgggtgaaacaaacaatgtagcaaaatcatcCTTGCAGACAAATAcaaagcattcataatcatttacccatttacttccatttaaagttgtaattggaaaaccaatcAGGCCCTAAAATTCATATGATATTTATGAAATTTGGTGCGACCAAACACACCCCAAGCAATTGGTAACCATGCCAATTATGAAATTGTCAATTTTAGGAAAATCAAGCGACTTCCAAGTTCCAGCATGTACCATTTGAGAAAGCCGACAaatgttattttttatttcctttttattaaAAAGATGTTTAGCCTATGGATTTACAGGCAGAAATCATGAGAATGCATCAACAAGGACTCATTTCCGCTTCCTTGAATTCATTTCTCTTTCCACATTATGACCCAGTTCAGCAGCGCTCTTGGCAGCCTTATCGAGTGTACCTGATAGCCAAAGCAAGGCTGCAGAGAAATAGTCATTGTTCTCAACCGCAGATCTGACATGGCCCATGGATTTTTCCGCTGCGGCAATTGCCAATTTTGCTTGTTGGGTCAGCAGCCTGCTTCTTTCAGACACTCTCAATTTCTCATCAAGCTCTCTGGCCCTCTTCAATGCTTCATAACTAATAGCCTGCACAACTGGATGTGCTGTTGGAGAGCTTTGCTTCTCATTCTGTACATAGAGAGATCTATCATTAGGCCTGGTCATCTCAACCTGAACACACTATCATTTGAAGAACTTGCTGAAATTTTACAACTTCTCTTTAAGTGATATAAAAGAGAAGAAAGTTGCTGCCCTAAAACCATGGATGCAGGTACAATCGTCCGATCCCGAGGGATTTTTGGTGCATCAACCAGCCACAGGGAAGCGATGGCGTTGACGGTTTGGATGACTGAACCATTGACCCCGTTTGTACAAGACAAAAACCCAAATGGTACTTGGTGCAAACTCTTCTGGGGATTCTATAATAGAAAGGGCCATTAGTTTTtatagattttcaaatttttttttgcaaGCAGTGTTCAGGCTTcacatccaaccggttggactgtTGACTTGTCGTCCAACCAACGGGATATTTTTCATCCTATCATGTTAATCAGTCAAATCAACCTGTCTACAAGGTTCACTCCACAATGAGCAGCACCAtcacaaaaatcagcctaatccacCCATTAGGCGGGCCATACAAATATTTATTTAGTATGTCAACGGTTATCcatggttttctatggtgtggcccacctaatgagtggaatAAGGGATCTTTGCTCTAGACGATCTTTATGAAGGGGCCAAcacattggatgggttggatttcacaaacacatgaaaggTAGGAACTTATAAAGACTGGTTAGATGGTTAACTTCTCAACCAACCGGTTGGATGCGAGCATCACTCTTATATAATACCTCTTGATAAATCAAGAGCTCCAGTTTGGCCTGGAATGGGGTCATGAAAAGACATTCTTGATTGGTGGCGCTCTCTTCAATTTCATTAGAACGTGTGTTATAATAACCAtagaaaaaagaataagaagaagacaaAAGAAGCCATTGATGAGACATTCAAACGAGAAAGAATAGAATCAATACCCGAGATTTAATGTCCTTGCTCTTTCGGCGGCCAGAATCCGTCGAAAAGCTCACCGAATCATCATCTACAGGAATAATGCGAACACGGCGATCTAAAATGGCCGCATCCTAAATATGAAATGAAGGGAAGGCTACAGGCATTAGTTTTAGTGAAATGATACCAAATCAATGAGATTGAGGAGCTCAGTCAAAATTCCATACTCTTACAATGCATCACTTTTCAATACCACAGCAGTAATTCCTCTAGTGGGCGGATCCCAAGGTTCACTCACCATGAGCATCACATTTAGCAAAAATCAGTGTAATCCACCCATTAGGTAGGCCATTCAAATATTTCTTTAGTATGTCAATGGTTATCcatggttttctatggtgtggcccacctaatgggtggaATGCTGGGTCTTTGCTCTAGACGATCTTTCTTGAGGGGCCAAcacattggatgggttggatttcacaaaAACATTAAAGGCTGGAACTTATAAGACTGGTTGGATGGTAACTTCTCAACCAACTGGTTGGATGCGAGCATCTCTCTTATAGAATACCTCTTGATAAATCAACAGCTCCAATTTGGCCTGGAAGGGGGTCATCAAAAGACATTCTTCTTTGGTGGCGCCCTCTTCAATTTCGTTCGAATGTGTATTATAATAACCATAGAAAGGAGAATAAGAAAAAGACAAGAGAAGCCATTGATGAGACATTTAAACGAGAAAGAATAGAATCAATACCTGAGAATTAATGTTGTTGCTCTTTGGACGGCCAGAATCCGTCGAAAAGCTCGCCGAATCATCATCTACAGGAATAATGCGAACACGACGATCTAAAATGGCAGCATCCTGAATATGAAATGAAGGGAAGACTACAAGCATTAGTTTTAGTGAAATGATACCAAATCAATGAGATTGAGCTCAGTCAAAATTCCAACTCTTACATTGCAATCACTTTTCAAATACCACAACAGTAATTCCTCTAATGGTTAGCGGATCCCAAGAAAACTATTTCAAAATTCCCAAGGCGGGAGAGTCGCTCTTTCGAGAAAAATATTGGAGCTGGGATTCGGTGCTCTTTCGAGAAACTGAGTTACAGAttttaggaaaaagaaaaagaaaaaagttgggACTTGATTCAGCAAGTCAGCTAGACTCAACcagaattgaaaaaaaataaaataaaataaaaaatcagtgcTTCTGGATGCGAATTGGGTACTACCACCATCAGGATTTGGTTCAtctattttagggcacgagcctaaaaaggaggcaaatcaaaggctcaagtgtaaCACGCAACTGGAAGCAGTGGGTATTGAAAGCATGCTGctgaaaacctcttgggggccacaaaagttttggatcaaactaatatttatgttttccctttcatccatatctgtgaccttatgaacaagttagatggcaaataaacatcacagtggtccttaggaagttttcaatggtaggagttcaattacCATTGCTTCCcacaatgtagtccacttgagcttgaatCTACCtctttgggatcatgctctaaaatgatttgttaaaatggatggatagcatcgataaaacatacacatcaccttgggcctcacaaaGCCCTTAACAGGACTGTCCATCTCTAGCCAGGCCCTAATGGGAGtgggggtgcacatggaaccgaTAGAATCGGTAAATTGAATTGGAACCAACCGAACCGTTCAATTTGGTTCGGTTCTGGTTCTGAAAATCAAAGAATCgattagttcggttcggttcttgGTTTGGAGTTATGTAGAACTAAATCGAACTGAACCTTGgaactagggctgtacatcgagccgagttaaGTCAAGGTGGggcaagcttggcttgactcatccttgctctcctcgagttcgagctcaagcttgagctcggcctcgagtttaccattggagcttggcttctttgccaaacctttcaagttgagctcgaggcgagctagtggatcaaGTCGAGGCGAGCATACTTCGAGTCCAGTCAAGCCTGCTCTTAATCCAACCAAAGCCAGCACCCAACTCACATCTGACTCAACCAAGCAACTCACACTTGACTTAACCCAGCCACTCGACCCAACCCGCACCCTACTCAATCTCcaaattaaatattcaattaataatatatatatatatatatatatatatatatatatatatatatatatatatatatatatatatatatatatatatatatataaaatatttgagtcgagccaagttcgaatTGAGTCAAACTCCACTATGTTCGAACCTGGctcgttttcaaaacgagctgggtcatatgaagcttggctcgccttgaGTCCTTGTTCAAGCAGAGTTAAGTTGAGCTAGATTGAGCCAAGCcaagcgagtttttcgagctagcttggctcgtgtacagccctacgtGGAACCAATCTTGGAATCGTACCTGGAACTGGAcgatatatattaaaaaaaaaccctaactctTCACTCTCTTCACACTGCCCCTGCTGCAGTGCTGCTGCCCACCGTCCTCTCACCGGCCACCGCTTgacgctcctctctctctctctctctctctctcctccaaaACTAAAGAATTGATCCAAACTAAAGAATTGATCCGGAACCAGACCGGTTTTTACTGTC containing:
- the LOC131239250 gene encoding uncharacterized protein LOC131239250, whose product is MARVDLTVEVHNLSNNISEDDLTIFFSYCGTVDDIKLESEGDHSKKASVIFRQPYAQKIALLLDDAAILDRRVRIIPVDDDSASFSTDSGRPKSNNINSQDAAILDRRVRIIPVDDDSVSFSTDSGRRKSKDIKSRNEKQSSPTAHPVVQAISYEALKRARELDEKLRVSERSRLLTQQAKLAIAAAEKSMGHVRSAVENNDYFSAALLWLSGTLDKAAKSAAELGHNVEREMNSRKRK